Proteins encoded in a region of the Vicia villosa cultivar HV-30 ecotype Madison, WI linkage group LG5, Vvil1.0, whole genome shotgun sequence genome:
- the LOC131602185 gene encoding uncharacterized protein LOC131602185: protein MNIMSTNQCGWPLRIQDHLDKGTSINKAPFSGYHSPSKGLDFPNVAHKCRRSARRCRPIFSSTVSDSMDPYDSDESDKKKSQNNDETRGVNSDMLRESLEKIVGTDDSRFSGFDLATLIRKKYGKSYDVQLIKKEFMGRNLLAMNVMWKYMEQRSFPLTEEEYILRLDDVANSLKCWGAVSHIRSSLAKSKERPRIGKAVSIFIDMDASGARANEWIYK, encoded by the exons ATGAATATTATGTCCACCAACCAGTGCGGTTGGCCACTGAGAATTCAGGATCATCTTGACAAAGGAACTAGTATTAATAAGGCACCATTTTCAGGATATCATTCTCCTTCCAAAGGATTGGACTTCCCTAATGTTGCTCATAAATGTCGCCGTAGTGCCAGAAGATGTAGGCCAATTTTTTCGAGTACAGTGAGTGACAGTATGGATCCATATGATTCAGATGAGAGTGACAAGAAAAAATCTCAGAATAATGATGAAACTAGAGGGGTGAATAGTGATATGCTCAGGGAAAGTCTTGAGAAAATAGTCGGTACGGATGATTCGAGGTTTAGTGGATTTGACCTTGCTACTCTTATTAGGAAAAAATATGGGAAGTCTTATGATGTTCAGTTGATTAAGAAG GAATTCATGGGAAGAAATCTCCTTGCTATGAATGTCATGTGGAAGTACATGGAGCAG AGATCATTTCCATTGACTGAGGAAGAGTACATTTTGAGGCTTGATGATGTTGCAAACTCATTAAAATGCTGGGGAGCCGTCTCACATATTCGGAGCAGCCTAGCAAAGTCGAAAGAACGGCCTCGAATAGGGAAG GCTGTAAGCATCTTTATTGATATGGACGCGTCTGGTGCAAGAGCAAACGAGTGGATATACAAATAG
- the LOC131602187 gene encoding uncharacterized protein LOC131602187 yields MSSRTSSRQTAVRSYRRRKAVLDLDLNRVPAGENREQEGPSTQLEPQVLETQANNQQQQPPLIDVEAIDDDVIESSPRAFAEAKNNSRRNRSRTIVDVDLVEEQNRVNNNNRNKRRREPPNQTIINCDLYINLEGSSSSPVESVKKLPEPPKEPVFNCPICMGPLVEEMSTRCGHIFCKACIKSAISAQAKCPTCRKKITVKELIRVFLPSTG; encoded by the exons ATGAGCTCTCGGACGAGCAGCAGGCAGACTGCTGTCAGAAGTTACCGGCGGAGGAAGGCAGTTTTAGACCTTGACCTTAACCGAGTGCCGGCTGGTGAGAATCGTGAGCAGGAAGGACCTTCAACTCAGTTGGAGCCTCAAGTATTAGAAACTCAAGCCAACAACCAGCAACAACAACCTCCGTTGATTGATGTGGAGGCCATTGATGATGATGTTATTGAATCTTCCCCTAGGGCCTTTGCTGAG GCTAAAAACAATTCTAGAAGAAATCGCTCCAGGACTATAGTTGATGTGGATTTAGTAG AAGAGCAGAACAGGGTAAACAACAATAATCGCAACAAGCGCAGAAGAGAACCTCCAAATCAAACCATTATCAATTGTGATCTCTATATTAATTTGGAAGGCAGTAGCAGCTCTCCG GTGGAAAGTGTCAAGAAGCTACCCGAGCCTCCAAAAGAACCTGTCTTCAATTGTCCTATATGCATGGGCCCTTTGGTTGAAGAAATGTCAACAAGGTGTGGTCATATTTTTTGCAAGGCATGTATCAAGTCTGCAATAAGTGCTCAGGCTAAATGTCCTACCTGTAGAAAAAAAATTACCGTGAAAGAGCTTATAAGGGTGTTTCTCCCATCAACTGGTTAA
- the LOC131602184 gene encoding uncharacterized protein LOC131602184 isoform X1 — protein sequence MMVIMQEQQHQPHQQQQNPSLLLPNLTTTSLRSPSSTSAASQSHLHSPIHIATHRQPLLPQLPAPLATVLPSGEAVSTAPPNLQLARVRLSDIAPYDGAPAGPYVRAIEMLCSSLLKHNAAVIELGSEDTALMRCGLEGARLFFRSRAHLGVGKGSRGVYMYRAGRALEDWDSSPPCMADIFRCMGKASRVALSAIARHLRLRSDVFNHLLDDAPLPANEVSSSVLVGTYSHASLQNGKGAIGGGKPSVNGEDEKGLLTLISSDTPGFQVCDPNGRWYLADSGSGPGDLLLITGRALSHATAGLHPAASYRASPDCFLSPNSGGRCQYIFINLVTSLAYRLMPQGNAILDCSPIAAAGHVIPQSYVPISVSQFMDDLAAEELIGRQCVNDDVAQSNVNKDPSLRSVLSDPLSGSFLEDAMLVSCGHSFGGLTLRRVIETSRCTLCNVDIETGSLIPNLALRAAAAAVKHEDDRRLFRNAALRKRRKEMGEPMDPIRRVNRENGDFTSTDGLQRGVQYPFSVNEKVIIKGNRRTPEKFVGKEAVITSQCLNGWYLLKIIGSGENVRLQYRSLRKFLNSTTTEDQNQLQLVQNSSS from the exons ATGATGGTGATCATGCAAGAGCAACAACATCAACCCCATCAGCAGCAGCAGAATCCTTCTCTACTGTTGCCAAACCTCACCACCACCTCCCTTAGGTCACCATCCTCCACCTCCGCCGCCTCCCAATCCCATCTTCATTCGCCTATCCATATCGCTACCCACCGCCAACCCCTACTCCCGCAACTTCCGGCGCCACTCGCGACTGTTCTCCCGTCCGGGGAGGCGGTTTCGACGGCGCCGCCGAATTTGCAGTTGGCAAGGGTCCGTCTGTCGGACATTGCTCCGTATGACGGTGCACCGGCGGGACCTTATGTCAGGGCAATAGAAATGCTGTGTTCGTCTCTGTTGAAGCATAATGCGGCGGTGATTGAATTAGGGAGTGAAGATACTGCTCTGATGCGATGTGGATTGGAAGGTGCTAGATTGTTCTTCAGGAGTAGAGCACATCTTGGTGTTGGGAAGGGAAGTCGCGGGGTTTACATGTATAGGGCAGGAAG GGCTTTGGAGGATTGGGATTCATCTCCACCTTGCATGGCTGATATTTTTAGGTGCATGGGAAAGGCTTCTCGTGTTGCTTTGTCAGCCATTGCAAGGCATCTGCGGCTGAGAAGCGA TGTTTTTAACCACCTGCTTGATGATGCTCCATTACCTGCTAACGAGGTGTCTTCTTCTGTTCTTGTTGGGACCTACTCACACGCGTCTTTGCAAAATGGAAAAGGTGCCATTGGAGGTGGTAAGCCCAGCGTCAATGGTGAAGACGAGAAGGGATTATTGACCTTGATATCTTCTGACACTCCTGGTTTTCAG GTATGTGATCCCAATGGCCGCTGGTATCTGGCAGACAGTGGGTCTGGGCCAGGGGATCTTTTACTGATAACAGGCCGGGCGCTTAGCCATGCTACTGCAGGTCTACATCCAGCCGCATCATATAGAGCTTCTCCAGATTGTTTTCTGAGTCCGAATAGTGGAGGAAGGTgccaatatatatttataaatttggt GACTTCACTTGCATATAGACTCATGCCTCAGGGCAATGCTATACTAGATTGTTCTCCAATTGCAGCAGCTGGTCATGTTATTCCTCAAAGCTATGTTCCAATATCTGTAAGCCAGTTTATGGACGACCTTGCTGCTGAAGAACTGATAGGGCGCCAATGTGTTAATGATGAT GTTGCCCAAAGCAATGTGAATAAGGACCCATCATTAAGAAGTGTTCTGTCCGATCCTTTGTC TGGCTCATTCTTGGAAGATGCAATGCTTGTCTCATGTGGACATTCTTTTGGTGGTCTCACACTGAGAAGAGTCATTGAAACA TCAAGATGCACCCTTTGCAATGTTGATATTGAGACTGGTTCTCTGATCCCTAATCTCG CTCTTAGAGCTGCAGCTGCTGCTGTCAAGCATGAGGATGATCGAAGGTTATTTCGTAATGCCGCTCTTCGGAAGCGGCGGAAAGAAATGGGTGAACCAATGGATCCAATCAGAAGAGTGAACAGG GAAAATGGAGATTTTACTTCTACTGATGGACTCCAGCGGGGAGTACAATATCCATTTTCAGTAAATGAGAAAGTTATTATTAAG GGTAACAGGAGAACACCTGAAAAATTTGTCGGGAAAGAAGCTGTAATTACGTCTCAGTGTCTCAATGGCTG GTATTTGCTCAAGATTATTGGATCTGGAGAGAATGTCCGCCTGCAGTATCGTTCTCTCAGGAAGTTCTTGAACTCAACAACTACGGAAGACCAGAATCAGTTGCAGTTAGTTCAAAATAGCAGCTCTTAA
- the LOC131602186 gene encoding transcription initiation factor TFIID subunit 15, protein MASIPGKFAPSNGSIYVCNLPHGTDDNMLAEYFGTIGVIKKDKRTGRPKIWLYRDKETNEPKGDATVTYEDPHAAVAAVEWFNNKDFHGNAIGVYIAESKNKDDQTYNSIADPVVAGDIVGPEETETDVNGVNGGGIGQIDASSKPWQQEGDWMCPNTSCSNVNFAFRGACNRCGSARPAGASGVAGGGGRGRGRSGQDSGGIGRPAGATAGLFGPNDWSCPMCGNINWAKRLKCNICNTNKPGHNEGGVRGGRAGGYKELDEEEIEETKRRRRQAEDDGELYDEFGNLKKKFRAKTQQSEAARVLPGSGRAGWEVEDLGIHRDATEKSRDRGRDRDDGEHRSRESIEKERQSSRNRERDRGRDRDRDYGRDRDRSRHRY, encoded by the exons ATGGCAAGCATTCCTGGAAAATTTGCTCCTTCTAATGGGTCTATCTATGTATGCAACCTGCCTCATGGGACCGACGATAATATGTTGGCTGAATATtttggtaccattggagtaataAAG AAAGATAAACGTACAGGAAGACCTAAAATATGGTTATATCGGGACAAAGAGACTAATGAACCAAAGGGAGATGCTACTGTGACATATGAGGATCCGCATGCTGCCGTGGCTGCTGTTGAATGGTTTAACAACAAAGATTTTCATGGAAATGCAATTGGAGTTTATATAGCTGAGTCTAAAAACAAGGATGACCAAACTTATAATTCAATAGCAGATCCGGTTGTTGCTGGTGATATTGTTGGACCAGAAGAAACTGAAACTGATGTTAATGGTGTTAATGGGGGAGGTATAGGTCAAATTGATGCTTCCAGCAAACCATGGCAACAAGAGGGCGATTGGATGTGTCCGAATACAAG TTGCTCCAATGTGAATTTTGCTTTTCGTGGTGCGTGTAATCGCTGTGGAAGTGCACGCCCTGCTGGTGCTTCTGGCGTTGCAGGAGGAGGTGGCCGTGGCAGGGGACGTTCTGGGCAAGATTCAGGGGGTATTGGCCGTCCAGCTGGTGCAACTGCAGGACTATTTGGTCCCAATGACTGGTCTTGTCCAAT GTGTGGCAATATCAATTGGGCAAAGCGGTTAAAATGCAATATTTGCAATACAAATAAGCCTGGGCACAACGAGGGTGGTGTAAG GGGAGGGCGAGCTGGAGGTTACAAAGAGCTTGATGAAGAGGAAATTGAAGAAACTAAACGTCGTAGGCGGCAGGCTGAA GATGATGGTGAGCTGTATGATGAATTTGGAAACCTTAAGAAGAAATTCCGTGCCAAAACACAGCAATCTGAAGCTGCACGAGTGCTTCCTGGTTCAGGGCGTGCTGGTTGGGAGGTTGAGGATCTAG GGATTCACAGAGATGCTACAGAAAAAAGCAGAGACAGGGGAAGGGACCGTGATGATGGAGAGCATAGAAGCAGAGAGTCAATTGAGAAGGAGAGGCAAAGCAGTCGGAATAGAGAGAGGGACAGAGGAAGAGATCGAGACAGGGATTATGGGCGAGATCGGGACAGGAGTAGACACCGATATTAA
- the LOC131602184 gene encoding uncharacterized protein LOC131602184 isoform X2, with amino-acid sequence MMVIMQEQQHQPHQQQQNPSLLLPNLTTTSLRSPSSTSAASQSHLHSPIHIATHRQPLLPQLPAPLATVLPSGEAVSTAPPNLQLARVRLSDIAPYDGAPAGPYVRAIEMLCSSLLKHNAAVIELGSEDTALMRCGLEGARLFFRSRAHLGVGKGSRGVYMYRAGRALEDWDSSPPCMADIFRCMGKASRVALSAIARHLRLRSDVFNHLLDDAPLPANEVSSSVLVGTYSHASLQNGKGAIGGGKPSVNGEDEKGLLTLISSDTPGFQVCDPNGRWYLADSGSGPGDLLLITGRALSHATAGLHPAASYRASPDCFLSPNSGGRTSLAYRLMPQGNAILDCSPIAAAGHVIPQSYVPISVSQFMDDLAAEELIGRQCVNDDVAQSNVNKDPSLRSVLSDPLSGSFLEDAMLVSCGHSFGGLTLRRVIETSRCTLCNVDIETGSLIPNLALRAAAAAVKHEDDRRLFRNAALRKRRKEMGEPMDPIRRVNRENGDFTSTDGLQRGVQYPFSVNEKVIIKGNRRTPEKFVGKEAVITSQCLNGWYLLKIIGSGENVRLQYRSLRKFLNSTTTEDQNQLQLVQNSSS; translated from the exons ATGATGGTGATCATGCAAGAGCAACAACATCAACCCCATCAGCAGCAGCAGAATCCTTCTCTACTGTTGCCAAACCTCACCACCACCTCCCTTAGGTCACCATCCTCCACCTCCGCCGCCTCCCAATCCCATCTTCATTCGCCTATCCATATCGCTACCCACCGCCAACCCCTACTCCCGCAACTTCCGGCGCCACTCGCGACTGTTCTCCCGTCCGGGGAGGCGGTTTCGACGGCGCCGCCGAATTTGCAGTTGGCAAGGGTCCGTCTGTCGGACATTGCTCCGTATGACGGTGCACCGGCGGGACCTTATGTCAGGGCAATAGAAATGCTGTGTTCGTCTCTGTTGAAGCATAATGCGGCGGTGATTGAATTAGGGAGTGAAGATACTGCTCTGATGCGATGTGGATTGGAAGGTGCTAGATTGTTCTTCAGGAGTAGAGCACATCTTGGTGTTGGGAAGGGAAGTCGCGGGGTTTACATGTATAGGGCAGGAAG GGCTTTGGAGGATTGGGATTCATCTCCACCTTGCATGGCTGATATTTTTAGGTGCATGGGAAAGGCTTCTCGTGTTGCTTTGTCAGCCATTGCAAGGCATCTGCGGCTGAGAAGCGA TGTTTTTAACCACCTGCTTGATGATGCTCCATTACCTGCTAACGAGGTGTCTTCTTCTGTTCTTGTTGGGACCTACTCACACGCGTCTTTGCAAAATGGAAAAGGTGCCATTGGAGGTGGTAAGCCCAGCGTCAATGGTGAAGACGAGAAGGGATTATTGACCTTGATATCTTCTGACACTCCTGGTTTTCAG GTATGTGATCCCAATGGCCGCTGGTATCTGGCAGACAGTGGGTCTGGGCCAGGGGATCTTTTACTGATAACAGGCCGGGCGCTTAGCCATGCTACTGCAGGTCTACATCCAGCCGCATCATATAGAGCTTCTCCAGATTGTTTTCTGAGTCCGAATAGTGGAGGAAG GACTTCACTTGCATATAGACTCATGCCTCAGGGCAATGCTATACTAGATTGTTCTCCAATTGCAGCAGCTGGTCATGTTATTCCTCAAAGCTATGTTCCAATATCTGTAAGCCAGTTTATGGACGACCTTGCTGCTGAAGAACTGATAGGGCGCCAATGTGTTAATGATGAT GTTGCCCAAAGCAATGTGAATAAGGACCCATCATTAAGAAGTGTTCTGTCCGATCCTTTGTC TGGCTCATTCTTGGAAGATGCAATGCTTGTCTCATGTGGACATTCTTTTGGTGGTCTCACACTGAGAAGAGTCATTGAAACA TCAAGATGCACCCTTTGCAATGTTGATATTGAGACTGGTTCTCTGATCCCTAATCTCG CTCTTAGAGCTGCAGCTGCTGCTGTCAAGCATGAGGATGATCGAAGGTTATTTCGTAATGCCGCTCTTCGGAAGCGGCGGAAAGAAATGGGTGAACCAATGGATCCAATCAGAAGAGTGAACAGG GAAAATGGAGATTTTACTTCTACTGATGGACTCCAGCGGGGAGTACAATATCCATTTTCAGTAAATGAGAAAGTTATTATTAAG GGTAACAGGAGAACACCTGAAAAATTTGTCGGGAAAGAAGCTGTAATTACGTCTCAGTGTCTCAATGGCTG GTATTTGCTCAAGATTATTGGATCTGGAGAGAATGTCCGCCTGCAGTATCGTTCTCTCAGGAAGTTCTTGAACTCAACAACTACGGAAGACCAGAATCAGTTGCAGTTAGTTCAAAATAGCAGCTCTTAA
- the LOC131602184 gene encoding uncharacterized protein LOC131602184 isoform X3, whose translation MMVIMQEQQHQPHQQQQNPSLLLPNLTTTSLRSPSSTSAASQSHLHSPIHIATHRQPLLPQLPAPLATVLPSGEAVSTAPPNLQLARVRLSDIAPYDGAPAGPYVRAIEMLCSSLLKHNAAVIELGSEDTALMRCGLEGARLFFRSRAHLGVGKGSRGVYMYRAGRALEDWDSSPPCMADIFRCMGKASRVALSAIARHLRLRSDVFNHLLDDAPLPANEVSSSVLVGTYSHASLQNGKGAIGGGKPSVNGEDEKGLLTLISSDTPGFQVCDPNGRWYLADSGSGPGDLLLITGRALSHATAGLHPAASYRASPDCFLSPNSGGRCQYIFINLVTSLAYRLMPQGNAILDCSPIAAAGHVIPQSYVPISVSQFMDDLAAEELIGRQCVNDDSRCTLCNVDIETGSLIPNLALRAAAAAVKHEDDRRLFRNAALRKRRKEMGEPMDPIRRVNRENGDFTSTDGLQRGVQYPFSVNEKVIIKGNRRTPEKFVGKEAVITSQCLNGWYLLKIIGSGENVRLQYRSLRKFLNSTTTEDQNQLQLVQNSSS comes from the exons ATGATGGTGATCATGCAAGAGCAACAACATCAACCCCATCAGCAGCAGCAGAATCCTTCTCTACTGTTGCCAAACCTCACCACCACCTCCCTTAGGTCACCATCCTCCACCTCCGCCGCCTCCCAATCCCATCTTCATTCGCCTATCCATATCGCTACCCACCGCCAACCCCTACTCCCGCAACTTCCGGCGCCACTCGCGACTGTTCTCCCGTCCGGGGAGGCGGTTTCGACGGCGCCGCCGAATTTGCAGTTGGCAAGGGTCCGTCTGTCGGACATTGCTCCGTATGACGGTGCACCGGCGGGACCTTATGTCAGGGCAATAGAAATGCTGTGTTCGTCTCTGTTGAAGCATAATGCGGCGGTGATTGAATTAGGGAGTGAAGATACTGCTCTGATGCGATGTGGATTGGAAGGTGCTAGATTGTTCTTCAGGAGTAGAGCACATCTTGGTGTTGGGAAGGGAAGTCGCGGGGTTTACATGTATAGGGCAGGAAG GGCTTTGGAGGATTGGGATTCATCTCCACCTTGCATGGCTGATATTTTTAGGTGCATGGGAAAGGCTTCTCGTGTTGCTTTGTCAGCCATTGCAAGGCATCTGCGGCTGAGAAGCGA TGTTTTTAACCACCTGCTTGATGATGCTCCATTACCTGCTAACGAGGTGTCTTCTTCTGTTCTTGTTGGGACCTACTCACACGCGTCTTTGCAAAATGGAAAAGGTGCCATTGGAGGTGGTAAGCCCAGCGTCAATGGTGAAGACGAGAAGGGATTATTGACCTTGATATCTTCTGACACTCCTGGTTTTCAG GTATGTGATCCCAATGGCCGCTGGTATCTGGCAGACAGTGGGTCTGGGCCAGGGGATCTTTTACTGATAACAGGCCGGGCGCTTAGCCATGCTACTGCAGGTCTACATCCAGCCGCATCATATAGAGCTTCTCCAGATTGTTTTCTGAGTCCGAATAGTGGAGGAAGGTgccaatatatatttataaatttggt GACTTCACTTGCATATAGACTCATGCCTCAGGGCAATGCTATACTAGATTGTTCTCCAATTGCAGCAGCTGGTCATGTTATTCCTCAAAGCTATGTTCCAATATCTGTAAGCCAGTTTATGGACGACCTTGCTGCTGAAGAACTGATAGGGCGCCAATGTGTTAATGATGAT TCAAGATGCACCCTTTGCAATGTTGATATTGAGACTGGTTCTCTGATCCCTAATCTCG CTCTTAGAGCTGCAGCTGCTGCTGTCAAGCATGAGGATGATCGAAGGTTATTTCGTAATGCCGCTCTTCGGAAGCGGCGGAAAGAAATGGGTGAACCAATGGATCCAATCAGAAGAGTGAACAGG GAAAATGGAGATTTTACTTCTACTGATGGACTCCAGCGGGGAGTACAATATCCATTTTCAGTAAATGAGAAAGTTATTATTAAG GGTAACAGGAGAACACCTGAAAAATTTGTCGGGAAAGAAGCTGTAATTACGTCTCAGTGTCTCAATGGCTG GTATTTGCTCAAGATTATTGGATCTGGAGAGAATGTCCGCCTGCAGTATCGTTCTCTCAGGAAGTTCTTGAACTCAACAACTACGGAAGACCAGAATCAGTTGCAGTTAGTTCAAAATAGCAGCTCTTAA